A window from Dioscorea cayenensis subsp. rotundata cultivar TDr96_F1 chromosome 10, TDr96_F1_v2_PseudoChromosome.rev07_lg8_w22 25.fasta, whole genome shotgun sequence encodes these proteins:
- the LOC120270093 gene encoding acidic endochitinase-like: MHAFTIKILETLLLAGVLSGLFSSSAKAQNCDCDLTIYCCSQWGYCGNGYDYCGPGCQAGPCETSCEGTGTLTVSDIVTQEFLDGITSQASADCAGNGFYSRSAFLEAASSFPDFGTTCTDDDRKREIAAYFAHVTHETGHFCYIEEINGQAYNYCQESQEYPCNPNKKYFGRGPLQLSWNYNYIPAGQDIGFDGLNDPDIVARDPVISFKTSLWFWMKRGVHNAIISGQGFGATIRIINGGLECDGGNPAQMMARVEYYKSYCAHLGVSPGNDLTCLTRTLAFSK; encoded by the exons ATGCATGCATTTACAATAAAAATCCTTGAAACTCTCCTCCTGGCCGGAGTTCTCTCCGGCTTATTTTCTAGCTCTGCTAAGGCGCAAAACTGCGACTGCGACCTCACCATCTATTGCTGCAGCCAGTGGGGCTACTGTGGCAACGGCTACGACTACTGTGGACCTGGATGCCAAGCAGGTCCTTGCGAAACTTCCTGCGAAGGTACTGGCACTTTAACAGTAAGTGATATTGTAACTCAGGAATTTCTGGATGGAATTACATCGCAAGCCAGTGCCGATTGCGCCGGTAACGGCTTCTACAGCCGGTCTGCATTCCTTGAAGCCGCTTCCTCATTCCCTGACTTTGGCACCACCTGCACCGACGATGacagaaagagagagattgcTGCTTACTTTGCCCATGTCACCCATGAAACTGGAC ATTTCTGTTACATAGAAGAAATCAATGGACAAGCTTACAACTACTGCCAAGAAAGCCAAGAGTATCCATGCAATCCTAACAAGAAGTACTTCGGACGTGGGCCTCTGCAGCTCTCATGGAACTACAACTACATCCCCGCCGGGCAGGATATCGGCTTCGACGGCTTAAATGATCCGGACATTGTTGCCCGCGACCCGGTCATCTCCTTCAAGACTTCTCTTTGGTTTTGGATGAAGAGAGGGGTGCACAACGCCATAATTTCCGGCCAGGGCTTCGGAGCCACCATCAGAATCATCAACGGCGGCCTTGAGTGTGACGGCGGCAACCCAGCCCAGATGATGGCGCGTGTGGAATATTATAAGTCCTATTGTGCCCACCTTGGTGTGTCCCCTGGAAATGATCTCACTTGTCTCACTAGAACTTTGGCTTTTAGTAAATAA